A DNA window from Coffea arabica cultivar ET-39 chromosome 6c, Coffea Arabica ET-39 HiFi, whole genome shotgun sequence contains the following coding sequences:
- the LOC140008771 gene encoding uncharacterized protein: MAASPPKAVFKELEGIFANFLWGSGDNGPKHHWIRWKDLCVEREEGGVGLRLLEDIHRAFSIKLWWNFRSKSSLWASFMHAKFCRVVHPNLVFSEKGSEGWRRMGKVRALAERNIGWIIRSGNVNFCVSDHKVADFVHGGSWDVCKISQRVPPDIVAEIGQLHPPGGSLPDLMVWRPEPSGRFSLKTAFFLVRHHSRPTPLFKRIWQLGGPSRCSCCTSPEIETTEHVFCEGAMARFVWQFFGAPIWAGSERGEVREQKDCGGSSMPFDLLRGDTVVQDPVSGLSGTVRVVGPFLFGHIEVESGISHRLAEARALLFGVNLCLQRGIATFDVEMDSLTLVRILNRLAHCPWGIHTEVQQLMAVASYFPRILHCYHQANQVADMLANTRCQRARDEIYLAAAELPWLARGALFLDRLGMPSLRQFVIRKG, encoded by the exons ATGGCGGCTTCGCCTCCCAAAGCTGTTTTTAAGGAGCTGGAGGGTATATTCGCTAATTTTCTATGGGGGTCGGGTGACAACGGTCCCAAACATCATTGGATTCGGTGGAAAGATCTATGTGTTGAGCGTGAAGAAGGAGGGGTTGGGCTCCGCCTGCTGGAAGATATTCACCGGGCTTTCTCCATCAAATTATGGTGGAATTTTCGATCCAAGTCGTCCTTATGGGCCTCATTTATGCATGCTAAGTTTTGCCGGGTAGTGCATCCTAACCTGGTGTTTTCGGAGAAGGGATCAGAGGGGTGGAGAAGGATGGGGAAAGTCCGAGCCTTGGCGGAAAGGAACATTGGATGGATCATCCGGTCCGGAAATGTGAATTTTTG TGTGTCGGACCATAAGGTGGCAGACTTTGTGCATGGCGGTTCCTGGGACGTTTGCAAGATTTCACAACGGGTACCGCCGGATATAGTTGCGGAGATTGGCCAATTGCATCCACCTGGAGGGTCGCTGCCTGACCTAATGGTTTGGCGGCCGGAGCCATCGGGACGTTTTAGTCTCAAGACGGCTTTTTTCTTGGTCCGgcatcattctaggcctacgcCTCTTTTCAAGCGCATTTGGCAGCTAGGG GGACCGTCTCGATGTTCGTGTTGTACATCTCCTGAGATTGAGACTACGGAGCATGTGTTTTGTGAGGGGGCTATGGCACGGTTTGTGTGGCAGTTCTTTGGGGCTCCGATTTGGGCAG GCTCGGAACGGGGCGAAGTACGAGAGCAAAAGGATTGTGGGGGCTCAAGTATGCCATTTGATCTTCTCCGAGGTGATACAGTTGTTCAGGATCCAGTTTCCGGGCTGTCGGGTACCGTCAGGGTCGTGGGTCCATTTTTATTTGGCCATATCGAAGTGGAAAGCGGGATCTCACATAGGCTG GCTGAGGCCCGTGCCCTGTTGTTTGGGGTCAATTTGTGCCTCCAGCGGGGCATCGCCACCTTTGACGTTGAAATGGACTCGTTAACATTAGTTCGCATTTTGAATCGTTTAGCTCATTGCCCATGGGGCATCCACACGGAGGTGCAGCAGTTGATGGCGGTAGCGTCTTACTTTCCGCGGATTCTTCACTGTTACCATCAGGCGAACCAGGTCGCCGATATGTTGGCGAATACTAGATGCCAGCGGGCCCGTGACGAGATATATTTGGCGGCTGCGGAGTTGCCTTGGTTAGCGCGAGGGGCTTTATTTCTAGATAGGCTAGGTATGCCTTCCCTCCGCCAGTTTGTTATTAGGAAGGGGTAG